One region of Coriobacteriia bacterium genomic DNA includes:
- a CDS encoding PIN domain-containing protein — translation MRTNIVLIDFESVQPSSLGALEQDPYRVLIFVGASQAKLPFELVSAVQRMGERARYIKMSGSGPNALDFHIAFYIGEMATEDPAAFFHIISKDTGFDPLIKHLKTRHIFAARSASIEAMPQVNANPKKSAQERARVIVDALRQPKSTRPRSDKTLARHIATHFKKQQLSEIEVQAVVRALQASGHVTVAGGKVTYSLD, via the coding sequence TTGCGGACAAACATTGTGCTCATCGACTTCGAGAGCGTCCAACCCTCTTCTCTCGGCGCTTTGGAGCAGGACCCCTACCGGGTACTGATCTTCGTCGGCGCAAGTCAGGCGAAGCTGCCCTTCGAGCTCGTGTCCGCCGTCCAGCGCATGGGTGAGAGGGCCCGCTACATCAAGATGTCGGGCTCGGGGCCCAACGCCCTCGACTTCCACATCGCGTTCTACATCGGTGAGATGGCGACGGAGGATCCGGCGGCGTTCTTTCACATCATCTCCAAGGACACCGGTTTTGACCCGCTCATCAAGCACCTTAAGACTCGACACATCTTCGCGGCGCGCTCGGCATCCATAGAAGCGATGCCCCAGGTCAATGCGAATCCCAAGAAGTCGGCACAGGAACGCGCGAGAGTCATCGTTGACGCGCTGCGCCAGCCCAAGAGCACCAGACCTCGCAGCGACAAGACGCTAGCGCGACACATCGCCACTCACTTCAAGAAGCAGCAGCTCTCGGAGATCGAAGTCCAGGCTGTCGTGAGGGCGCTGCAGGCGTCCGGACATGTCACGGTCGCTGGCGGGAAGGTCACCTACTCCCTCGATTAG
- a CDS encoding type II toxin-antitoxin system RelE/ParE family toxin, translated as MTHRIRLHPTAQRELEEAAAFYELEGPGLGSAFLVDFERAGDQIRLLPASSPIARDPARKKLMARFPYCVVYSLVDDEVYVLAVAHNRRRPFYWQDRM; from the coding sequence GTGACTCACAGGATCCGCCTCCACCCGACAGCTCAACGCGAGCTGGAGGAAGCCGCCGCATTCTACGAGCTCGAGGGGCCAGGGCTCGGTTCCGCGTTCCTCGTCGACTTCGAGCGAGCGGGTGATCAGATTCGCCTGCTTCCGGCTTCGTCGCCGATCGCACGTGATCCGGCACGCAAGAAGCTGATGGCCCGGTTCCCGTACTGCGTGGTCTACTCGCTCGTTGACGATGAAGTCTACGTGCTAGCCGTGGCGCACAATCGCCGCCGTCCGTTCTACTGGCAGGACAGGATGTAG
- a CDS encoding addiction module protein: MDDEEVSSMTIDELKREALRLDPSGRAGLARDLLDSLDELSESEIEQLWLEEAVRRHQEIVTGAVETVSMEEALSKARAALR, from the coding sequence TTGGACGACGAAGAGGTGAGCTCCATGACTATCGACGAACTCAAGCGTGAAGCGCTGCGACTGGATCCATCCGGTCGTGCAGGCCTCGCCCGCGATCTGCTCGACAGCCTCGACGAGCTTTCGGAGTCTGAGATCGAGCAGCTCTGGCTCGAAGAGGCGGTGCGGCGGCACCAGGAAATCGTCACCGGAGCGGTCGAGACCGTCTCTATGGAGGAGGCGCTCTCCAAGGCGCGCGCCGCCCTCCGGTGA
- a CDS encoding MFS transporter, producing the protein MQRPDIPTSEANVEGPPQGILGRFKTFESLGYRDFRYFLTGAFLSNVGTWMQNVALGWLVYQLTRSSLTLGVVNFLSGAPIFVFILFAGAVADRVDRRRLIIWLQVVMMAQAALFGVLTQTSGITMAWVYGLTLVGGAASAFTFPAWQATVPDLVPRKSLLNAIALNAAQFNGARLVGPMIGALIFARFGVTEVFYANAVSFLAVIAALAVIHPRQTRPEKTGESGWRNIAAGLRYVRHERDAAVLLSTQAMVTIFGMPFTTLMPVVAVETLHVKSSGYAMLMAANGLGALVGALVIASLPATVRRDRIVRAAVLVMSLGLIGIALSRSFVLTAGLLVVIGGAFLASTSGINTSLQAKVPPELRGRVMALFVLAFMGVMPFGALAFGALGRAVGAATAIGAGAAVLLVYAIWIGARGIEAGR; encoded by the coding sequence ATGCAGCGACCCGACATCCCCACTTCCGAAGCGAACGTCGAAGGCCCGCCCCAGGGCATCCTCGGCCGCTTCAAGACGTTCGAATCGCTGGGCTACCGCGACTTCCGCTACTTCCTCACGGGCGCGTTCCTCTCCAACGTCGGGACGTGGATGCAGAACGTCGCGCTCGGCTGGCTCGTCTACCAGCTCACGCGCTCGTCGCTCACGCTCGGGGTGGTCAACTTCCTCTCGGGCGCGCCGATCTTCGTCTTCATACTCTTCGCTGGCGCGGTGGCCGACCGTGTCGACCGGCGGCGGCTGATCATCTGGCTGCAGGTCGTGATGATGGCGCAGGCCGCGCTCTTCGGCGTGCTGACGCAGACGAGCGGCATCACGATGGCATGGGTCTACGGCCTCACGCTCGTGGGCGGCGCGGCGTCAGCGTTCACGTTCCCCGCGTGGCAGGCGACCGTGCCCGATCTCGTGCCGCGAAAGTCGCTGCTCAACGCCATCGCGCTCAACGCCGCGCAGTTCAACGGGGCGAGACTCGTCGGGCCGATGATCGGCGCGCTCATCTTCGCGCGCTTCGGGGTCACCGAGGTCTTCTACGCGAACGCCGTCAGCTTCCTCGCGGTCATCGCGGCCCTCGCCGTCATCCATCCGCGCCAGACGCGCCCGGAGAAGACCGGCGAGAGCGGTTGGCGCAACATCGCCGCCGGCCTGCGCTACGTGCGCCACGAGCGCGACGCGGCGGTGCTGCTCTCCACGCAGGCGATGGTGACGATCTTCGGCATGCCGTTCACCACGCTCATGCCGGTGGTGGCCGTCGAGACGCTGCACGTGAAGAGCTCGGGGTACGCCATGCTGATGGCGGCGAACGGCCTCGGCGCGCTCGTCGGAGCGCTGGTGATCGCGAGCCTGCCGGCGACGGTGCGGCGCGACCGGATCGTGCGCGCCGCCGTGCTGGTGATGTCGCTCGGGCTCATCGGCATCGCACTTTCGCGTTCGTTCGTGCTGACCGCCGGGCTGCTCGTCGTGATCGGCGGAGCGTTCCTCGCATCGACGTCGGGCATCAACACCAGCCTCCAGGCGAAGGTGCCGCCCGAGCTGCGCGGGAGGGTCATGGCGCTGTTCGTCCTCGCGTTCATGGGCGTCATGCCGTTCGGCGCGCTCGCGTTCGGTGCTCTCGGCCGCGCCGTAGGCGCTGCGACCGCCATCGGCGCCGGCGCGGCGGTGCTGCTGGTCTACGCGATCTGGATCGGCGCGCGGGGCATCGAGGCGGGGCGGTAG
- the crcB gene encoding fluoride efflux transporter CrcB produces the protein MREVAVVAAGGAIGAAARYAFGAWAADRFGAAFPWHTLVINVGGAFLLGLLMALSAERGLLGPGWRIFAGVGVLGGFTTFSTLAYESIRLVEQGSAAAGLANMFGSGVAGLAAAVAGLALGRLL, from the coding sequence ATGCGCGAGGTCGCGGTCGTCGCTGCGGGAGGCGCCATCGGCGCCGCCGCGCGATACGCCTTCGGGGCGTGGGCCGCCGACCGCTTCGGCGCTGCGTTCCCGTGGCACACGCTCGTCATCAACGTCGGCGGCGCCTTCCTCCTCGGGCTGCTCATGGCGCTCTCGGCCGAGCGCGGCCTGCTCGGTCCCGGCTGGCGCATCTTCGCGGGTGTGGGCGTCCTCGGCGGTTTCACGACGTTCTCCACGCTCGCTTACGAGTCGATCCGCCTCGTCGAGCAGGGCTCGGCCGCGGCCGGGCTCGCGAACATGTTCGGCAGCGGGGTCGCGGGGCTCGCGGCGGCGGTCGCCGGTCTCGCCCTCGGCAGATTGCTGTAG
- a CDS encoding DUF190 domain-containing protein has protein sequence MDIEGAAKRVTLYIGECDRWDHKPLYEAIVERLRAEGCAGATVLRGMSGFGKHSRIHTAAILDFSADLPVVVVFVDTPERVDRVLPMVEEMVDGGLVVVEDVTVAKYSHHEVSGR, from the coding sequence ATGGACATCGAAGGCGCTGCGAAGCGCGTGACGCTCTACATCGGCGAGTGCGATCGCTGGGACCACAAGCCGTTGTACGAGGCGATCGTCGAGCGGCTGCGGGCGGAGGGCTGCGCGGGAGCGACCGTGCTGCGCGGCATGTCGGGCTTCGGCAAGCACAGCCGCATCCACACGGCCGCCATCCTGGACTTCTCGGCGGACCTGCCGGTGGTGGTCGTCTTCGTCGACACGCCGGAGCGCGTCGACCGGGTGCTGCCGATGGTGGAGGAGATGGTCGACGGCGGTCTCGTCGTCGTCGAGGACGTCACCGTGGCCAAGTACTCGCACCACGAGGTCAGCGGACGGTGA
- a CDS encoding SMP-30/gluconolactonase/LRE family protein — MTPLVTAALLVALAVPVPGAAETFETAWGGSTRFQQPCGVAVGSTGQVYVVDRYNHRVQRFTASGTFLAAWGSSGSGHGSFIEPDGIAIAPDGSVYVADSGNARVQKFTATGGFVRDWGVVGTGAGQFRYPTGVAVDASGTVWVADGLNGRIQAFDANGRFLRAVDGLAQPHGIAVDASGTLYVADTGNGRIAVFDREGTPVTSWDGSDSALGALSSPMGVAVNPRNGLVYVADTNGNRIQKFSTGGAWVWGWGQLGSAQGRFNHPYALAFSRAGDLYVCDQNNNRIEKFVPDVVSPATQVSGIPSGGWSSHDVSLTLGAFDAGSGVASSYIRVGAGELSTYAAPTVVSAEGATTIAFFSTDHDGNVEPARTATVLIDRVAPAASLAASGTYLGRAHVSVTGTDAASGVASTWWRVDDGPWTRGNDAMTSVPGPHTITAYALDRAGNRSSDVSIDTSVRAVGLGATLRVAPDTRAYGARVTVNIACTIADEASSAPLPGATARFWRSTNGRTWSPIATRTADAAGGVVFAQPLTLTVRTLWRITSHETTSATLEVLPRAYLAAPTVPAYARRNVRFVASGLLKPRHRPGTYPVIVDCYRYEDGRWVLRSSVLGRAWDDAGSTRYRAAIVLPYTGRWRLKATHNDAEHPSTISGWSYLTVR; from the coding sequence ATGACCCCGCTGGTCACGGCCGCCCTCCTCGTCGCGCTCGCCGTGCCAGTCCCGGGAGCGGCCGAGACGTTCGAGACCGCATGGGGCGGGAGCACGCGCTTCCAGCAGCCCTGCGGCGTCGCCGTCGGGTCGACCGGCCAGGTCTACGTGGTCGACCGCTACAACCACCGCGTGCAGCGCTTCACGGCCTCGGGAACCTTCCTCGCCGCATGGGGATCGAGCGGGAGCGGGCATGGCTCCTTCATCGAGCCCGACGGGATCGCCATCGCGCCGGACGGCTCGGTGTACGTCGCCGACTCCGGCAACGCTAGAGTGCAGAAGTTCACCGCCACCGGAGGCTTCGTCCGCGACTGGGGAGTCGTCGGTACCGGCGCCGGGCAGTTCCGCTACCCGACAGGGGTGGCCGTCGACGCGTCCGGCACCGTCTGGGTGGCCGACGGGCTGAACGGCCGCATCCAGGCCTTCGATGCGAACGGGCGATTCCTGCGCGCGGTCGACGGCCTCGCCCAGCCCCATGGCATAGCGGTGGACGCATCCGGCACGCTCTATGTCGCCGACACCGGCAACGGCCGGATCGCGGTCTTCGACCGTGAAGGCACGCCCGTCACCTCGTGGGACGGCTCCGACTCGGCACTCGGAGCGCTCTCGAGCCCGATGGGCGTGGCCGTGAACCCCCGCAACGGCCTCGTCTACGTCGCCGACACGAACGGGAACCGCATCCAGAAGTTCTCTACCGGCGGCGCCTGGGTCTGGGGCTGGGGACAGCTCGGCTCGGCGCAGGGACGCTTCAACCACCCCTACGCACTCGCGTTCTCACGTGCGGGCGACCTCTACGTCTGCGACCAGAACAACAACCGCATCGAGAAGTTCGTGCCCGACGTCGTGTCGCCCGCCACGCAGGTATCGGGCATCCCGTCGGGAGGCTGGTCTTCGCACGACGTCTCGCTCACCCTCGGCGCATTCGACGCGGGCTCCGGCGTCGCCTCGTCCTACATCCGCGTCGGCGCCGGCGAGCTCTCCACGTACGCCGCGCCGACGGTGGTGAGCGCGGAAGGCGCCACCACGATCGCGTTCTTCTCGACCGACCACGACGGCAACGTCGAGCCGGCCCGCACCGCGACCGTGCTGATCGACCGCGTCGCGCCCGCTGCCTCGCTCGCCGCCAGCGGGACGTACCTGGGGCGGGCGCACGTCTCCGTGACGGGCACCGATGCCGCCTCGGGCGTCGCGTCCACGTGGTGGCGGGTCGACGACGGCCCGTGGACGCGCGGCAACGACGCGATGACCTCCGTGCCCGGACCTCACACCATCACCGCCTACGCGCTCGACCGCGCGGGGAATCGCTCGTCCGACGTGAGCATCGACACCTCCGTGCGGGCCGTGGGCCTGGGAGCGACGCTCAGGGTCGCTCCCGACACCCGCGCGTACGGCGCACGCGTCACGGTCAACATCGCGTGCACGATCGCCGACGAGGCGAGCTCCGCGCCGCTGCCGGGCGCTACGGCCCGCTTCTGGCGCTCGACCAACGGGCGCACGTGGAGCCCGATCGCCACTCGCACCGCGGACGCCGCGGGCGGCGTCGTCTTCGCGCAGCCGCTCACGCTCACCGTGCGCACGCTGTGGCGCATCACGTCGCACGAGACGACGAGCGCGACGCTGGAAGTGCTCCCGCGGGCGTACCTCGCCGCGCCGACCGTGCCGGCCTACGCGCGCCGCAACGTCAGATTCGTCGCGTCCGGCCTTCTCAAGCCACGCCACCGGCCGGGAACGTACCCCGTGATCGTCGACTGCTACCGCTATGAGGACGGCCGCTGGGTGCTGCGATCGTCGGTGCTGGGCCGCGCATGGGACGACGCCGGGTCCACGCGCTACCGCGCCGCCATCGTTCTCCCGTACACGGGCCGATGGAGGCTGAAGGCGACGCACAACGACGCAGAGCACCCTTCGACGATCTCGGGATGGAGCTACCTCACCGTCCGCTGA
- a CDS encoding M28 family peptidase, giving the protein MMSSRTEEQHAACRAGAAFAIACAIALGAPALAIASARAFDASRAVSHAAALARFGVRVEGTAAEARGASYVAGVLRGYGYRVWVQRVTLPNGRASRNVIAERIGRSTSVVVLGAHLDSKRPSPGANDNGSGCGTLLELARDLRGADVVPTVRFAFFGAEESIDGVEAHHHYGSRAYVRSLSSTARARVAGMISVDMVGYGSRFNVRSMGRGPQGLVSEMLAESRSRGVSMTYLADGGRWGWSDHEAFEVAGIPAAWLEWRPDPACHTSGDVARRLDSRRVATTGTFLRAWLLGLRAADLDDWR; this is encoded by the coding sequence ATGATGTCTTCGCGTACAGAGGAGCAGCACGCCGCGTGCCGTGCGGGAGCGGCGTTCGCTATCGCATGCGCGATCGCGCTCGGCGCCCCGGCGCTCGCTATCGCCTCCGCCCGAGCGTTCGACGCGTCGCGCGCCGTCTCGCACGCCGCCGCGCTCGCGCGTTTCGGCGTGCGCGTCGAGGGCACGGCCGCGGAAGCGCGAGGCGCCTCGTACGTCGCGGGCGTGCTGCGCGGATACGGATACCGCGTCTGGGTACAGCGGGTGACGTTGCCGAACGGGCGCGCTTCGCGCAACGTCATCGCGGAGAGGATCGGCCGTTCGACGAGCGTCGTCGTGCTCGGCGCGCATCTCGACAGCAAGCGCCCGTCGCCGGGCGCGAACGACAACGGTTCCGGTTGCGGGACGCTCCTCGAACTCGCCCGCGACCTTCGCGGCGCGGACGTCGTGCCGACCGTGCGGTTCGCCTTCTTCGGCGCGGAGGAGTCGATCGACGGCGTCGAGGCGCACCACCACTACGGTTCGCGCGCGTACGTTCGATCGCTCTCGAGCACCGCGCGGGCGCGTGTCGCGGGGATGATCTCCGTCGACATGGTCGGCTACGGGAGCCGGTTCAACGTGCGCTCGATGGGCAGAGGCCCCCAGGGGCTGGTGAGCGAGATGCTGGCCGAGAGCCGCTCGCGTGGGGTGTCGATGACGTATCTCGCGGACGGCGGCCGCTGGGGCTGGAGCGACCACGAGGCCTTCGAGGTGGCGGGGATCCCCGCGGCTTGGCTCGAGTGGAGGCCGGACCCGGCGTGCCACACGAGCGGGGATGTCGCTCGCAGGCTCGACTCGCGGCGCGTCGCGACGACGGGGACGTTCCTGCGCGCGTGGCTGCTCGGTCTGCGCGCGGCCGACCTCGACGACTGGCGATGA
- the thrC gene encoding threonine synthase, with the protein MEPLRYQDTRGLDATLPAFSGAVVKGIAEGGGLFIPESLPHLPLDDVLELADLPYWQRAAYLFGLFRVDVDDERIADLMRDAYGDAFDHPDVAHVEEVVAGTHVLELWHGPTSAFKDMALQCMPPFFSEAIDIRRDAGEAVDDYLVLVATSGDTGKAALEGFADREHTSIVVFYPAEGVSDIQRKQMVTQRGRNVGVFGVRGNFDDCQTAVKAAFADPAFAAELHARGLALSSANSINWGRLLPQIVYYASAYADMVASGGVKAGEPLDICVPTGNFGNILAAYYAKRMGVPISRLLCASNENNVLADFIATGVYDISARGFVTTPSPSMDILVSSNLERLLFELADARRVREWMARLAADGRFQVDRETFAKVREHFSADWVTNDESLAVVRQVWEEYGYLLDPHTAVAWEVAERLRGEDPVLVVSTAHWAKFGADVYRALDSVGAGEPLPADVAGLSGVELLGRIADLAPGASPVPHALAELDGLPERFTGVVDAGKEGVEDAVREWLG; encoded by the coding sequence ATGGAACCGCTCCGCTATCAAGACACGCGCGGGCTCGACGCCACCCTGCCCGCGTTCAGCGGCGCCGTCGTGAAGGGCATCGCGGAGGGCGGCGGCCTCTTCATCCCCGAGTCGCTCCCCCACCTCCCACTCGACGACGTGCTCGAGCTCGCCGACCTCCCGTACTGGCAGCGCGCGGCGTACCTGTTCGGCCTCTTCCGCGTCGACGTCGACGACGAGCGCATCGCGGACCTCATGCGCGACGCGTACGGCGACGCTTTCGACCACCCCGACGTGGCGCACGTCGAGGAGGTCGTCGCGGGCACGCACGTGCTCGAGCTCTGGCACGGCCCGACGAGCGCCTTCAAAGACATGGCGCTCCAGTGCATGCCGCCGTTCTTCTCCGAGGCGATCGACATCAGACGCGACGCGGGCGAGGCGGTCGACGACTACCTCGTCCTCGTCGCGACGAGCGGCGACACCGGCAAAGCCGCGCTCGAGGGCTTCGCCGACCGCGAGCACACCTCGATCGTCGTCTTCTACCCGGCCGAGGGCGTCTCCGACATCCAGCGCAAGCAGATGGTCACGCAGCGCGGCCGCAACGTCGGCGTCTTCGGCGTCCGCGGCAACTTCGACGACTGCCAGACGGCGGTCAAGGCGGCCTTCGCGGACCCGGCGTTCGCGGCCGAGCTGCACGCGCGCGGTCTCGCGCTATCGAGCGCGAACTCGATCAACTGGGGGCGGCTCCTGCCGCAGATCGTCTACTACGCGAGCGCCTACGCGGACATGGTCGCCTCCGGCGGGGTCAAGGCCGGCGAGCCGCTCGACATCTGTGTGCCCACGGGCAACTTCGGCAACATCCTGGCCGCGTACTACGCCAAGCGTATGGGCGTGCCCATCTCGCGCCTGCTGTGCGCGAGCAACGAGAACAACGTGCTGGCGGACTTCATCGCGACCGGCGTCTACGACATCTCCGCGCGTGGCTTCGTCACCACACCGAGCCCGTCGATGGACATCCTCGTCTCGTCCAACCTCGAGCGCCTGCTCTTCGAACTCGCCGACGCGCGGCGCGTGCGCGAGTGGATGGCGCGGCTCGCCGCCGACGGACGCTTCCAGGTCGACCGCGAGACGTTCGCGAAGGTCCGCGAGCACTTCTCAGCAGACTGGGTGACCAACGACGAGTCGCTCGCCGTCGTGCGGCAGGTGTGGGAGGAGTACGGCTACCTGCTCGATCCCCACACCGCGGTCGCCTGGGAGGTCGCGGAGAGACTGCGCGGAGAGGACCCCGTGCTCGTCGTGTCGACCGCTCACTGGGCGAAGTTCGGCGCCGACGTCTACCGCGCCCTTGACAGCGTCGGCGCCGGTGAGCCGCTGCCGGCCGACGTCGCGGGGCTGTCGGGAGTCGAGCTGCTGGGCCGCATCGCGGATCTCGCACCGGGCGCGTCGCCCGTGCCGCACGCGCTCGCCGAGCTCGACGGCCTGCCCGAGCGGTTCACCGGCGTGGTCGACGCGGGCAAAGAGGGCGTCGAGGACGCCGTCAGGGAGTGGCTGGGGTAG
- a CDS encoding cofactor-independent phosphoglycerate mutase yields MKHVIVILDGAAGWPLPELDGRTTLEAARTPNLDALAAEGTLGLAQTVPEGAEPSSAAACTAILGYDPVANAVGRGAIEAASMGIALGPGQVALRLNLVSIVDGRMSSYACGHIPTLDSAAIMRDLSDALAGDVFSFHPGVSYRHILVVTGHRELFEARYTPPHDISDKPVSAYLPDGPGADLLLDLMERARPVLAASAVNNARARKGQVVASHIWPFWPGVAPERLIPFAATRGRHAALTSGVDLLNGLARLFGIDRLEIDGVTDGSDNDYAAQTAGALAALKDHDVVFVHVESPDEEGHAGNIGGKIAAIEDIDREVVGPLRDAMLSAEGGMRLLAMPDHPTPIAIKTHVGEAVPFVIAGSGVPANGGGGFDEHSAAATGLRVDPGHLVLDRMLADQID; encoded by the coding sequence ATGAAGCACGTCATCGTCATCCTCGACGGCGCCGCCGGTTGGCCGTTGCCCGAGCTCGACGGACGAACGACGCTGGAGGCTGCCCGGACGCCGAACCTCGACGCCCTTGCGGCCGAGGGGACACTCGGTCTCGCTCAGACCGTGCCCGAGGGCGCCGAGCCTTCGTCCGCCGCCGCCTGCACGGCCATCCTCGGCTACGACCCGGTCGCCAACGCCGTCGGCCGGGGGGCCATCGAGGCCGCGAGCATGGGGATCGCTCTAGGGCCGGGGCAGGTGGCGCTACGGCTCAACCTGGTGAGCATCGTCGACGGCCGCATGAGCTCCTACGCGTGTGGTCACATCCCCACGCTCGACTCCGCGGCGATCATGCGGGACCTCTCGGACGCCCTCGCCGGCGATGTCTTCTCGTTCCATCCGGGGGTCTCGTACCGGCATATCCTCGTCGTCACGGGTCACCGTGAGCTCTTCGAGGCTCGGTACACCCCGCCTCATGACATCTCGGACAAGCCGGTGTCGGCGTACCTGCCCGACGGTCCGGGCGCGGACCTGCTCCTCGACCTGATGGAGCGGGCGCGGCCCGTCCTTGCGGCGTCGGCGGTCAACAACGCGCGGGCGCGCAAGGGGCAGGTCGTCGCGAGCCACATCTGGCCGTTCTGGCCAGGCGTCGCCCCCGAACGGCTCATCCCCTTCGCGGCGACTCGAGGCCGGCACGCCGCGTTGACGTCCGGCGTCGATCTGCTCAACGGGCTGGCAAGGCTGTTCGGTATCGACCGGCTCGAGATCGATGGCGTCACGGACGGTTCCGACAACGACTACGCGGCGCAGACCGCCGGCGCCCTCGCAGCGCTCAAGGACCACGACGTGGTGTTCGTGCACGTGGAGTCGCCCGACGAAGAGGGTCATGCCGGCAACATCGGGGGCAAGATCGCGGCGATCGAGGACATCGACCGTGAGGTCGTCGGTCCGCTGCGCGACGCCATGCTCTCCGCCGAGGGGGGCATGCGGCTTCTCGCGATGCCCGACCATCCCACGCCGATCGCGATCAAGACGCACGTGGGGGAGGCCGTCCCGTTCGTCATCGCGGGCTCGGGCGTGCCGGCCAACGGCGGCGGCGGATTCGACGAGCACTCCGCGGCGGCCACCGGTCTGCGCGTCGACCCCGGACACCTCGTTCTCGACAGGATGCTCGCCGACCAGATCGACTGA
- a CDS encoding flavodoxin family protein — MRVIAIDGSPIRGGTITAAVETAARTLEAAGADVERVRLYERYIRCCTGCGGCRSTGICDIEDDLTGLARSITDADGLLIGTSGNFRRTDAALQSLLARLARVTRGSASQPAMSADAHVALIAAVGEGAGLTGVLGMSPTSARRTARSLAACGLRPLGVASVPGPTAHPSDRDAGEDRARALASRLAATCASRPRRSVLVRGRTATPALG; from the coding sequence ATGCGCGTCATCGCGATCGACGGGAGTCCCATCAGGGGAGGCACCATCACCGCGGCCGTAGAGACGGCCGCCAGGACGCTGGAGGCGGCAGGAGCCGACGTCGAGAGGGTCCGGCTCTACGAGCGCTACATACGCTGCTGCACGGGATGCGGTGGCTGTCGGAGCACCGGCATCTGCGACATCGAGGACGACCTCACGGGCCTCGCACGCTCGATCACCGACGCCGACGGCCTGCTCATCGGGACATCGGGCAACTTCCGGCGTACCGACGCGGCGCTCCAGTCGCTGCTAGCCCGCCTCGCCCGCGTGACTCGCGGCTCGGCGTCGCAGCCCGCGATGAGCGCGGACGCCCACGTCGCACTCATCGCGGCCGTCGGCGAGGGCGCGGGGCTCACGGGCGTACTCGGCATGTCCCCCACCAGTGCGAGACGCACCGCCAGGTCGCTGGCCGCCTGCGGGCTCCGACCGCTCGGCGTCGCATCCGTCCCCGGCCCCACGGCGCACCCGTCCGACCGCGACGCGGGCGAGGACCGAGCACGCGCGCTGGCCTCGCGTCTCGCGGCGACTTGTGCGTCCCGCCCGCGCCGGAGCGTGCTCGTACGTGGACGCACCGCGACTCCCGCACTGGGCTAG
- a CDS encoding PadR family transcriptional regulator, whose protein sequence is MSLEIAILGFLGREPMSGYDLKTRGFDRAAAHAWPADQAQVYRTLDRLERDGLVSARPIAQRGRPDRRLWALTETGRTDLLRRLAAAPEPPSVRDPLWLRLFLAADIPDDTLLAVLRAARDLYQARLDRLRTETMRAVEDWAALGDERDAALERMSLRSAIAAARAAVDQIDDCIEEVAGGLPPRRGTEERAPSPAA, encoded by the coding sequence ATGTCGCTGGAGATCGCTATCCTGGGGTTCCTGGGCCGCGAGCCGATGTCCGGCTACGATCTGAAGACCCGCGGTTTCGACCGCGCGGCGGCTCACGCGTGGCCCGCAGACCAGGCGCAGGTCTATCGCACACTCGACCGCCTGGAGCGCGACGGACTCGTCAGCGCACGACCGATCGCGCAGCGCGGCAGGCCCGACCGCCGTCTGTGGGCGCTCACGGAGACCGGCAGGACCGACCTGCTGCGCCGTCTGGCGGCCGCACCAGAACCCCCATCGGTCCGCGACCCCCTCTGGCTGCGGCTCTTCCTAGCAGCCGACATCCCGGACGACACCCTCCTCGCGGTGCTGCGCGCCGCACGCGACCTCTACCAGGCGCGCCTCGACAGACTGCGCACGGAGACGATGCGCGCCGTCGAGGACTGGGCCGCACTCGGAGACGAGCGGGACGCCGCGCTGGAGCGTATGAGCCTGCGATCGGCCATCGCCGCGGCGCGCGCCGCCGTGGACCAGATAGACGACTGCATCGAAGAGGTCGCTGGGGGCCTGCCGCCTCGCCGTGGGACGGAAGAACGCGCACCGTCACCGGCCGCGTAG